A single genomic interval of Oncorhynchus gorbuscha isolate QuinsamMale2020 ecotype Even-year linkage group LG25, OgorEven_v1.0, whole genome shotgun sequence harbors:
- the LOC124014040 gene encoding neuroepithelial cell-transforming gene 1 protein-like isoform X3 — protein MVAYDELGSLVPIKRTLQAIDCQNRANKDSEEPSNKRVRPLGRVSSLANLISPVRNGAVRRFGQTIQSMSFRGDGSGGKTPGVPQKPCSKAAAPTPPKRRNSTLWSETLDVHQKGTFSTKEIKRQEAIFELTRGEQDLIEDLQLARKAYHDPMLKLSIMSEEELSHIFGDLDAYIPLHEDLLAQLATATGPDGTVGQIGQIVVSWLPGLNAYRDYCSNQVAAKALLDQKKQDRRVQDFLQRCLESPFSRKLDLWSFLDIPRSRLFKYPLLLKEILKHTAPEHPDTPHLELAITIIQDVLSDINMKKGESESQYYIDKLEYLDDRQRDPRIDQCKSLLCHGELRNKSGTKLHVFLFTELLVMTRPVTRNEHHCFQVYRQPIPVQDLVLEDLQDGDVKMGGSFRGAFSNSDKAKNIFRVRFHDPSRGQSHTLQVNDIFHKQQWLNCLRSAISVHHPADVTTPASSPAADAQSKRRSSKISSIIHTEEADENCPLTPAGATSASSSLCGDETPSPTSSSPSSRSSSSSSSPLSSPSPKHKTKKDKRSLSALGKRKETMV, from the exons ATGGTGGCTTACGATGAACTGGGTAGCTTGGTGCCTATCAAACGGACTCTACAAGCTATAGACTGTCAGAACCGAGCCAACAAAGACTCAGAG gAACCCAGCAACAAGCGTGTCCGTCCTCTTGGCAGGGTGAGCTCGCTGGCTAACCTCATCTCCCCCGTGAGGAATGGGGCCGTCCGGCGCTTCGGCCAGACCATCCAGTCCATGTCCTTCCGGGGCGATGGCAGTGGTGGCAAGACGCCGGGCGTGCCCCAGAAGCCATGCAGTAAGGCGGCGGCGCCCACGCCACCCAAGAGACGCAACAGCACGCTGTGGTCAGAGACCTTAGACGTCCACCAGAAGGGCACCTTCTCCACCAAGGAGATCAAGAGACAGGAG GCCATATTTGAGTTGACTCGCGGAGAACAGGACTTGATTGAGGACCTCCAGCTCGCACGCAAG gcgTACCACGACCCCATGCTGAAGCTGAGTATCATGTCGGAGGAGGAGCTGAGCCATATCTTCGGGGACCTGGATGCCTACATCCCCCTCCACGAGGACCTGCTGGCCCAGCTGGCCACAGCCACCGGCCCCGACGGCACCGTGGGACAGATAGGACAAATCGTCGTCAGCTGG ttGCCAGGGCTGAATGCATACCGAGACTACTGCAGTAACCAGGTGGCGGCCAAGGCCCTGTTGGACCAGAAGAAACAGGACCGGAGGGTGCAGGACTTCCTGCAGCGCTGCCTGGAGTCTCCCTTCAGCAGGAAGCTGGACCTGTGGAGCTTCCTTGACATCCCCCGCTCCCGCCTGTTCAAATATCCCCTCCTGCTCAAGGAGATCCTCAAACACACGGCGCCCGAGCACCCTGACACACCCCACCTGGAGCTAGCG ATCACCATCATCCAGGATGTGTTGTCTGACATCAACATGAAGAAGGGTGAGTCAGAGAGCCAGTACTACATAGACAAGCTGGAGTATCTGGACGACAGGCAAAGAGACCCGCGCATCGACCAGTGCAAGAGTCTGTTGTGTCACGGCGAGCTACGCAACAAGAGCGGAACA AAGCTGCatgtgttcctgttcacagaGCTGTTGGTGATGACCCGGCCTGTGACGCGGAACGAGCACCACTGTTTCCAGGTGTACCGGCAGCCAATCCCGGTGCAGGACCTGGTGCTGGAGGACCTGCAGGATGGAGACGTCAAAATGGGTGGCTCCTTCAGAGGAGCATTCAGTAACTCAGACAAAG CCAAGAACATCTTCCGTGTGCGTTTCCATGACCCGTCTCGGGGCCAGTCCCACACGCTGCAGGTCAACGACATCTTCCACAAGCAGCAGTGGCTCAACTGCCTGCGCAGCGCCATCTCCGTCCACCACCCTGCCGACGTCACCACGCCCGCTTCCTCCCCGGCAGCCGACGCCCAGTCTAAGCGGCGCTCCTCCAAAATCTCCTCCATCATCCACACGGAGGAGGCCGACGAGAACTGCCCTTTGACGCCCGCAGGTGCAACGTCCGCCTCCAGTTCGCTATGCGGGGACGAGACCCCCAGTCCCACCTCATCGTCTCCCTCCTCccgctcctcatcctcctcttcatcaccaCTATCCTCCCCGTCGCCCAAACACAAAACCAAAAAGGACAAGCGCTCCCTCAGTGCCttagggaagaggaaggagaccATGGTGTAG